The genomic region CGGCCGGATGTACGAGGAGTGGCTGGAGACCGGCGACAACCGGCGGTCCGTACGCGTCGGCCTGGCCGAGACCGGCCGGGTGATCAACTCGGCCGCGGTGATCATGATCTCCGTCTTCCTCGCCTTCGTCCTCAGCGGCGACCGCGTCATCGCGATGTTCGGCATCGCGCTCGCCGCCGCCGTCGCCCTGGACGCCTTCGTCCTGCGCACCCTGCTCGTGCCCGCGCTGATGCACATGCTCGGGGGCGCGAACTGGTGGCTCCCCGCCCGGCTGGACCGGTTGCTCCCCCATGTCAGCATCGAGCCGCCGGACCGCACGGCACCCCGTGCGAGGATCCCGGGGGAGCGCGCGGGAGACGAGGCCCCGGCGGCCCCGCAGCGCGTTCACTGAGACCGCACGAGGAGCGAGGAGATTCACTGTGTTCACGGTGTCACTGGGGGACGACGGGGCGGAGCTCCGCCCGATCGAGCCCTGGCAGGCCGAGGAGTTCCTGGCCCACATGGACCGGGCGCGCGCCCTGGTCGACCCCTGGATCCCGTTCGCCGCGGCCGCCGAGGACCTCACGTCCGCACGCGCCCTGCTCCAGCGGTACGCCGACAAGCAGGCGGCCGACACCGGCCGGCTCTACGGCATCTGGCTGGACGGCACGCTGGTCGGCGGCGTCCTGTTCCGGATATTCGAGGCGGGGACCGGCAACTGCGAGATCGGCTGCTGGCTGGAGGCCGCCGCCGAGGGCCGCGGCCTGGTCACCCGGGCATCCCGGAAGCTGATCGACTGGGCGTTCGGCGTACGGGGCATGCACCGCGTGGAGTGGGTCGCGTCCTCGGCCAACCGGCGCAGCGTCGCCGTCGCCGAACGGCTCGGCATGACCCGCGAGGGTGTACTGCGCGAGGCCTATCCGTACCGCGGCAAGCGTCACGACGAGGAGATCTGGGCCCTTCTGGCGTCCGAATGGCGGCAGAGGAAGGGCTGAGGCGGCCGGTGTTAAGGAGGTTCTCATACGGGACCCCTAGCGTGCGGCGCATGAACACCTCCCCCTCCACTCCGACCACCGACGACACCGAGGAGAAGAAGGCGGCCGACGGAACCGCCACCGCACCGGGCGTGACGAAGCAGGCCGGGCCGACGGAAGACGCCGTTCCGGTCGGCGTCGCACCGGGTGTGACCGCGTCGGACGTGACCGCCATGGACGTGGCGGCGACGGACGCGGCCGCGGAGGACGGCGTCGAGACCGACCTGGAGCCCGACCCCTACGCCGAGGCCGAGGCGGCCGCGGCCTCCGGGGCCGGAACCGGAGCCGCGGCCGTGGTGGCCGCCGGGCTGGGCGTCATCTCGCTCTCGGGTGCCTGGACCGGCCGTGTCGCCGCCGAGCGCGAGACCCTGGTCGGCCAGATCAAGACCTCCGGCGGCACCGGCAGCGCCGCCCAGCAGATCTCCGAGATCTACGGCGACGCGTGGCACAGCACGGCCCTCGTCAACGGCGTCTTCGCGCTGCTCGCGCTGCTCGTGGGCGTCTTCGTCCTGGTCCGGCCCTCCTTCGGCACCCCCTCCCTCGTCCCGCAGGCGGGCTGGGTCCGCTCCGTCGCCATGGCGGGCATCGCACTCGGAGTCCTCGGCCTGCTGATCTCCGTGGGCATGTACCTCGACCTCTTCGTCGCGCTGCCCTCCGCGGCCGGCTGAGGACGTGGCGGCGGCCTGTCCGGACCGGCCAGCACTGGGAACCGGCCGGTCTAAGGCATCCGCCACCCGGGCCTAAGGCCCCCCGCCCGCAGAGATGCGGCACTCGCCCGATGTGGCGGCGACCCCTGGCGGACGAGAGTGGGTGCACGGCAAGAGGCCGTGCACCCACTTTCGCTGTTCCACCAGGGAGAAGACCATGTACGAGTACGAGATCCACCAGCTCGCCGTCGCCGAGCTGATCCGCAGGGCCGAGGAGCAGCGCACCGTCCGCCAGGCGGTTCTGGCCCGCCGTGCCGCCCGCCGTTCCGGTCAGGACGACACCGAAGGGCGGGTGGGGAAGAACCGGAACTGGTTCGTCCGCGCTGCGTAGCGATGGACCACCCCCGAAAAACGGTGTCCGGGGTGTCGTACGCGTATGCGATGCTCGGCGGCGTGGAGACCAACACCGTCAGCCCCGTCTTCGTCGGCCGAGCCGGTGAACTCGCCGCGCTCACCGAGACGCTCGCCCGCGCCGCCACCGCGGAACCGCAGGCGC from Streptomyces sp. QL37 harbors:
- a CDS encoding GNAT family protein, with product MFTVSLGDDGAELRPIEPWQAEEFLAHMDRARALVDPWIPFAAAAEDLTSARALLQRYADKQAADTGRLYGIWLDGTLVGGVLFRIFEAGTGNCEIGCWLEAAAEGRGLVTRASRKLIDWAFGVRGMHRVEWVASSANRRSVAVAERLGMTREGVLREAYPYRGKRHDEEIWALLASEWRQRKG